Genomic DNA from Brenneria izadpanahii:
GGGGTAACGCGTAACACCGAACATTGGTTCTGTTTGGCGTTGCCTGAAGAACGCGAGGTGGTGATTACCGAACACCTTGCTTACCAGTGGCTGGATGCGCCGAGTGCGGCGCAGCTTACCAAGTCGTGGAGTAACCGGCAGGCGATTGAGGAATTTGTTATTTATCCGGCCTGAACAGGCTTTTTTCGGAGATTTTTATGGCAGGTCATAGTAAATGGGCCAACACAAAGCATCGTAAAGCAGCGCAGGACGCGAAGCGCGGTAAAATTTTCACCAAAATTATCCGCGAATTGGTTACCGCCGCCAGATTGGGCGGCGGTGATCCGGGGGCGAACCCCCGCCTGCGTGCCGCCGTCGATAAAGCACTGTCCAACAACATGACGCGCGATACCCTGAACCGCGCCATCGCCCGCGGTGTCGGCGGCGATGACGACGCCAATATGGAAACCATCATTTATGAAGGATATGGGCCTGGCGGCACGGCCGTGATGGTTGAATGTTTGAGCGACAACCGTAACCGTACCGTATCCGAGGTTCGTCATGCGTTCAGCAAGTGCGGCGGTAATCTGGGCACCGATGGCTCCGTCGCCTATCTGTTCAGTAAAAAAGGCGTGATTTCCTATGCGCCGGGTCTGGATGAAGATACGGTGATGGATGCGGCGCTGGAAGCCGGCGCGGACGATGTAGTGACCTATGACGAC
This window encodes:
- a CDS encoding YebC/PmpR family DNA-binding transcriptional regulator; amino-acid sequence: MAGHSKWANTKHRKAAQDAKRGKIFTKIIRELVTAARLGGGDPGANPRLRAAVDKALSNNMTRDTLNRAIARGVGGDDDANMETIIYEGYGPGGTAVMVECLSDNRNRTVSEVRHAFSKCGGNLGTDGSVAYLFSKKGVISYAPGLDEDTVMDAALEAGADDVVTYDDGAIDVYTPWETFGEVKDALDAAGLVAESAEVSMIPSTKADMDAETAPKLMRLIDMLEDCDDVQEVYHNGEISDEVAELL